Proteins from a genomic interval of Streptomyces sp. NBC_01445:
- a CDS encoding IS630 family transposase: MSRPGPRIPPLSLTDAQRAVLEGWLRRRSTAQALAQRARIVLVCAEGHSIMEVSRLLKVAPDTVRTWRRRFLEHGLDGLCDEPRPGVPRKISDADVERVIVKTLQETPKNATHWSTRSMAAATGMSQSAVSRIWRAFALAPHRSQTFKLSTDPHFIDKVRDVVGLYLDPPEKALVLCVDEKSQIQALDRSQPVLPMMPGVPERRSHDYVRSGTTTLFAALEVATGKVIGSLHRRHRATEFKKFLAKVDKTVPPTLEVHLILDNYATHKTPSVKKWLLAHPRFHLHFTPTSASWLNLVERWFGELTQKRLKRGVHRSVQALERDVRAWLADWNNHPKPFVWTKTADEILDKVAAYCHRISDSGH, from the coding sequence ATGAGTCGTCCTGGACCGAGGATTCCGCCGTTGTCGTTGACCGATGCCCAACGGGCTGTTCTGGAAGGGTGGTTACGGCGCCGGTCGACGGCGCAGGCCCTGGCGCAACGGGCACGGATCGTGTTGGTGTGTGCGGAAGGCCACTCCATCATGGAGGTGTCACGGCTGCTGAAAGTCGCACCGGACACCGTTCGTACCTGGCGCCGACGCTTCCTCGAGCACGGCCTGGACGGCTTGTGCGACGAGCCACGTCCGGGTGTTCCGCGGAAGATCAGCGACGCGGATGTCGAGCGCGTCATCGTCAAGACACTGCAGGAGACACCGAAGAACGCAACGCACTGGTCAACCCGGTCGATGGCGGCGGCAACCGGGATGTCCCAGTCGGCCGTCTCGCGGATCTGGCGGGCGTTCGCCCTGGCCCCCCACCGGTCGCAGACCTTCAAGCTGTCCACGGATCCGCACTTCATCGACAAGGTCCGTGACGTCGTCGGCCTCTACCTGGATCCGCCGGAGAAGGCTCTGGTGCTGTGTGTGGACGAGAAGTCACAGATCCAGGCACTGGACCGGTCCCAGCCGGTACTGCCGATGATGCCGGGGGTGCCCGAACGCCGCAGTCACGACTACGTCCGATCCGGCACCACAACCCTGTTCGCCGCACTGGAGGTGGCCACCGGGAAAGTCATCGGCTCCCTGCACCGACGGCACCGGGCCACCGAGTTCAAGAAGTTCCTGGCCAAGGTCGACAAGACGGTGCCGCCCACACTCGAGGTGCACCTGATCCTCGACAACTACGCGACCCACAAGACACCCAGTGTGAAGAAGTGGCTACTGGCCCACCCGCGGTTCCACCTGCACTTCACGCCTACGAGCGCCTCATGGCTGAACCTGGTGGAGCGGTGGTTCGGTGAACTCACTCAGAAGAGGCTCAAGCGTGGTGTTCACCGCTCCGTCCAGGCACTCGAACGCGACGTCCGGGCCTGGCTGGCCGACTGGAACAACCACCCCAAACCCTTCGTCTGGACGAAGACGGCCGACGAGATCCTCGACAAAGTCGCCGCCTACTGCCACCGAATCTCTGACTCAGGTCACTAG
- a CDS encoding DUF1330 domain-containing protein yields MPKGYWVSAYRTISDPEKLAAYNKLAGPAVEAGGGRILARGSRVVAHDAGIAERTVLIEFDSFEQAVAAHESAAYQEALVALSDGVERDFRIVEGTD; encoded by the coding sequence ATGCCCAAGGGCTACTGGGTCAGCGCCTACCGCACCATTTCAGACCCTGAGAAGCTGGCTGCTTACAACAAGCTGGCCGGTCCGGCCGTCGAGGCCGGGGGCGGTCGGATCCTCGCCCGTGGCAGTCGGGTCGTCGCGCATGACGCCGGAATCGCCGAGCGCACCGTCCTGATCGAGTTCGACAGCTTCGAGCAGGCCGTCGCGGCGCACGAGAGTGCGGCCTACCAGGAGGCGCTGGTCGCCCTCTCCGACGGCGTCGAGCGCGACTTCCGCATCGTCGAAGGCACCGACTGA
- a CDS encoding DUF2283 domain-containing protein: MADVRVTYDQTVDAAYIYLTEPQARVKSARTYPCDPMDVDGMINLDFDEQGRLIGIEVLAASSKLPEYLLQSAERLDTDGA; this comes from the coding sequence GTGGCAGACGTCAGAGTCACCTACGACCAGACCGTGGACGCAGCGTACATATACCTCACCGAACCGCAGGCCCGCGTGAAGTCGGCGCGCACGTATCCCTGCGATCCAATGGACGTCGACGGCATGATCAACCTCGACTTCGACGAGCAGGGTCGCCTCATCGGCATCGAGGTGTTGGCGGCCAGTTCCAAACTGCCCGAGTACCTGCTCCAGTCCGCGGAGCGACTGGATACCGATGGCGCATGA
- a CDS encoding NADP-dependent oxidoreductase — MKAIVVTDQAAGTAGMTLTERPEPQASINDVIVQIHASGFVPTEMEWPSTWTDRAGRDKTPSIPGHELAGVVTALGYGTTGLSVGQRVFGLADWHRDGTLAEYVAIEARNLAPLPGDVDFTVGASLPISGLTAWQGLFQHGRLQSGQTVLAHGAAGAVGTMVTQLAREAGAYVIGTGRAADREKALDFGAHEFVDLENDVLADVGGVDLVFDVIGGDVQKRSAALIKAGGTLVSIVGPVEARPADGLAVDFVVEVDRAELVEIVQRVRDGRLRTNIGDVSPLDDAVAALNPTTRRKGKTIIRVRP, encoded by the coding sequence ATGAAAGCCATTGTGGTAACCGACCAGGCTGCGGGAACGGCCGGGATGACGCTGACGGAGCGGCCTGAGCCGCAGGCATCGATCAACGACGTCATCGTTCAGATTCACGCATCGGGCTTCGTGCCGACTGAGATGGAGTGGCCATCGACCTGGACCGATCGCGCCGGCCGTGACAAGACACCGTCGATCCCTGGCCACGAGCTGGCCGGAGTGGTCACCGCCCTCGGCTACGGCACGACGGGGCTGTCGGTCGGGCAGCGGGTGTTCGGCCTCGCCGACTGGCACCGTGACGGCACCCTGGCGGAGTACGTGGCGATCGAAGCACGCAACCTCGCGCCGCTGCCCGGCGACGTCGACTTCACGGTAGGCGCGTCCCTGCCAATCTCAGGTCTGACCGCGTGGCAGGGGCTGTTCCAGCACGGCCGCCTTCAGTCTGGCCAGACCGTTCTCGCTCATGGCGCGGCCGGGGCGGTCGGGACGATGGTGACCCAGCTCGCGCGTGAGGCCGGCGCTTACGTGATCGGCACCGGACGCGCCGCCGACCGTGAGAAGGCACTCGACTTCGGCGCGCACGAGTTCGTCGACCTCGAGAATGACGTGCTGGCAGACGTCGGCGGCGTCGATCTGGTCTTCGATGTCATCGGTGGCGACGTTCAGAAGCGGTCCGCTGCCCTGATCAAGGCTGGAGGAACGCTGGTGTCTATCGTCGGCCCGGTCGAGGCGCGACCCGCTGACGGCCTGGCGGTGGACTTCGTTGTCGAGGTCGATCGTGCCGAACTGGTTGAGATCGTGCAGCGGGTGCGGGACGGACGGCTGCGGACAAACATCGGTGACGTCTCGCCCCTCGACGATGCCGTCGCCGCCCTCAACCCGACCACGCGACGCAAGGGGAAGACGATCATCCGCGTTCGCCCGTGA
- a CDS encoding dienelactone hydrolase family protein, with protein sequence MTTITTRTVEYPADGLTMIGHLALPAGVDRRPAVLLGPEGMGLSDVERRRADALAELGYVALAFDLHGGRYLSDPEEMLARCLPLLADPDRMRGIGHAALDVLRTEPRTDSDRIAAVGYGTGGAVGLELGRDGVNLRAIGTVNATTTGRPGEAARIRCPVWAGVGSEDPIMPPAQRKAFTAEMQAAGVDWRLAVYGGALHAFHHPPVDHPVVPGVGYHPRHAQRAWRDVVDLLAECLPVTEDLGA encoded by the coding sequence ATGACGACGATTACGACGCGTACGGTCGAGTATCCGGCCGACGGTTTGACGATGATCGGGCACCTCGCGCTCCCGGCCGGTGTCGACCGCCGGCCCGCGGTGCTGCTCGGACCAGAGGGCATGGGGCTCAGCGACGTCGAGCGCCGCCGGGCCGATGCTCTCGCCGAGCTGGGATATGTAGCGCTAGCCTTCGACCTTCACGGCGGGCGCTATTTGAGCGATCCCGAGGAGATGCTGGCCCGTTGCCTGCCGCTGCTCGCCGACCCCGACCGGATGCGGGGCATCGGCCATGCGGCGCTCGACGTGTTGCGCACCGAACCGCGGACCGATTCCGACCGGATCGCCGCCGTCGGCTACGGCACCGGGGGCGCCGTCGGGCTGGAACTCGGGCGCGACGGCGTCAACCTGCGCGCGATCGGGACAGTCAACGCAACTACCACGGGCCGACCGGGCGAGGCAGCGCGCATTCGGTGCCCGGTGTGGGCCGGGGTCGGGTCGGAAGACCCGATCATGCCGCCCGCGCAACGCAAGGCGTTCACCGCTGAGATGCAGGCCGCGGGCGTCGACTGGCGCCTCGCGGTCTACGGCGGCGCATTGCACGCCTTCCACCATCCGCCGGTCGACCACCCCGTTGTCCCCGGCGTCGGCTACCACCCACGGCACGCGCAGCGAGCCTGGCGCGACGTCGTCGACCTGCTCGCCGAGTGCCTGCCCGTGACGGAGGATCTGGGGGCATGA
- a CDS encoding DUF6368 family protein — MSGPVLVIELAEAVPRAVIQRLRGLLVRSSARFEEKRVGEYDLNLHADSLGISDTGGVDGRRPILVSVMGPGIGDESIFEAEQADEVDHEPFIGFTPTHSVDVVAFCNPPVDHVVTALLTAAVMDVVGGVVNAELREDQVPIVADLPGVIATRTDPRPAAYGSAEFLRAWAQQPGFRLLK, encoded by the coding sequence ATGAGTGGACCGGTGTTGGTGATCGAGTTGGCGGAGGCCGTCCCCCGCGCGGTGATACAGCGGCTCCGCGGCCTTCTGGTTCGCTCCTCGGCACGGTTTGAGGAAAAGCGGGTCGGCGAGTACGACCTGAACCTGCACGCGGATAGCCTCGGCATCTCGGACACCGGGGGCGTCGACGGACGGCGGCCCATCCTGGTCTCCGTCATGGGGCCCGGCATCGGCGACGAGTCCATCTTCGAGGCCGAGCAAGCCGACGAAGTCGATCACGAGCCTTTCATCGGCTTCACGCCGACCCACTCAGTCGATGTCGTCGCCTTCTGCAACCCTCCAGTTGACCACGTCGTCACGGCTCTGCTGACCGCCGCCGTTATGGATGTGGTCGGTGGCGTCGTCAATGCCGAACTGAGGGAGGACCAGGTGCCAATCGTGGCCGACCTTCCGGGCGTCATCGCAACGAGGACCGATCCACGGCCCGCCGCCTACGGTTCGGCGGAGTTCCTCAGAGCATGGGCTCAGCAGCCCGGCTTCCGGCTGCTGAAGTAG
- a CDS encoding transposase family protein — protein sequence MTHAILDGTLIESDRLAGVRENGNDLWFSQKHKAFGGNIQFLSAPDGTPLWVSDVEPGSTPTSPPRAPTFCPRSTSRQLTACRP from the coding sequence ATGACGCACGCGATCCTGGACGGCACGCTGATCGAATCAGACCGTCTCGCGGGCGTCCGCGAGAACGGCAACGACCTGTGGTTCAGCCAGAAACACAAGGCGTTCGGTGGCAACATCCAGTTCCTGTCCGCACCTGACGGCACCCCGCTGTGGGTCTCCGACGTCGAACCTGGCTCCACCCCGACATCACCACCGCGCGCACCTACGTTCTGCCCGCGCTCTACAAGTCGGCAGCTGACGGCCTGCCGACCCTGA
- a CDS encoding MFS transporter, whose translation MTGQPVGGVAAKAFPAARSEARLLVPALMFIALVVSAVASLGTPLITSVATSFHVPLGSAQWTLTVALLSGAVATPVLGRLGAGPHRRATILATLAVVVAGSALTVLPLPFAWLLAGRAAQGVGLGLTALMMGVARDHLPEERSAAVIALISVVSIIGAGVGYPLAALLAELGGVRAAYSLGLVVTAAALLTAWRSMPEAPEGRSAHVDVAGAVVLAAALVLVLFLAGERNLWSRHLAVAAGLAVVAVVLLCVWAVIELRSTTPLVDVRAVRHPVVAGANLAMFVGGIGMYLLLTLITRYAQTPHGAGYGFGLTTFVAGLVLIPFSVLGFVAGKLTPRVRTRIADPLLLAGSAVVVGGGFALFAAARSDLAELFAAMGVLGFGVGGFSAAMPGVILAVTPKSETSSAMSFNYVVRSVGYSMGSAIGGLILAAGTGPGHLFPDDSAYTTAALVGIGAMAITTLTSLALARRRSSETNP comes from the coding sequence GTGACCGGGCAGCCGGTCGGCGGGGTCGCGGCGAAGGCGTTCCCGGCGGCGCGTTCCGAGGCGCGGCTGCTCGTCCCCGCCCTGATGTTCATCGCTCTGGTCGTGTCCGCGGTCGCCAGCCTCGGGACGCCGCTCATCACCAGCGTGGCGACCTCGTTCCACGTCCCGCTCGGCAGCGCGCAGTGGACGCTGACCGTCGCGCTGCTCAGCGGCGCCGTCGCCACGCCGGTCCTGGGCCGGCTCGGAGCCGGCCCGCACCGGCGGGCCACGATCCTCGCCACGCTGGCGGTCGTCGTCGCCGGCAGCGCGCTCACCGTGCTACCACTGCCGTTCGCGTGGCTGCTGGCCGGCAGGGCGGCCCAGGGCGTCGGGCTCGGGCTGACGGCGCTGATGATGGGCGTGGCCCGGGACCACCTCCCCGAGGAGCGCAGCGCGGCCGTGATCGCCCTGATCTCGGTGGTCTCGATCATCGGGGCCGGCGTCGGCTACCCGCTGGCCGCACTGCTCGCCGAGCTCGGCGGGGTACGGGCCGCCTACAGCCTCGGCCTGGTCGTCACCGCCGCCGCCCTCCTGACCGCGTGGCGCTCCATGCCCGAAGCCCCCGAAGGCCGCTCCGCCCACGTGGACGTGGCAGGCGCGGTCGTCCTGGCCGCTGCGCTGGTCCTGGTGCTGTTCCTCGCCGGCGAACGGAATCTGTGGAGCCGGCACCTCGCCGTGGCGGCGGGCCTCGCCGTCGTCGCGGTGGTGCTGCTCTGCGTCTGGGCCGTCATCGAGCTGCGCAGCACGACGCCCCTGGTCGATGTGCGGGCGGTGCGGCACCCGGTGGTCGCCGGGGCGAACCTCGCCATGTTCGTCGGCGGGATCGGCATGTACCTCCTGCTCACGCTCATCACCCGGTACGCGCAGACGCCGCACGGCGCCGGCTACGGCTTCGGGCTGACAACCTTCGTCGCCGGGCTGGTCCTCATCCCGTTCTCGGTGCTGGGATTCGTCGCCGGCAAGCTCACGCCGCGGGTCCGGACGCGGATCGCCGACCCCCTGCTCCTGGCCGGCAGCGCCGTCGTGGTCGGCGGCGGGTTCGCCCTGTTCGCGGCGGCCCGGTCGGACCTGGCCGAACTGTTCGCGGCGATGGGCGTGCTCGGCTTCGGCGTCGGCGGCTTCTCGGCCGCGATGCCCGGCGTCATCCTGGCCGTCACCCCCAAGAGCGAGACGTCGAGCGCCATGAGCTTCAACTACGTCGTCCGCAGCGTCGGCTACTCCATGGGCAGCGCCATCGGCGGCCTGATCCTCGCCGCGGGCACCGGCCCCGGCCACCTCTTCCCCGACGACAGCGCCTACACCACCGCGGCGCTGGTCGGCATCGGCGCCATGGCGATCACGACGCTGACAAGCCTCGCTCTCGCCCGCCGACGCTCGTCCGAGACCAACCCGTAA
- a CDS encoding DinB family protein, which yields MTRIDDTPPAWDERTQLTTFLDYARDTARTKCDGVSAENARKALLPGSPLMTMSGVINHLRWVEYYWFQVVFLGEEDRGPWTEEDPDREMRVAVDFPLTQLLDEYAEQSARYRELVTGNGLDKQAQRAVRNGLHVDLRWILLHLTEETARHNGHLDILREMLDGTIGD from the coding sequence ATGACAAGAATCGACGACACGCCGCCCGCGTGGGACGAGCGCACCCAGCTCACCACGTTTCTCGACTACGCACGTGACACTGCCCGCACCAAGTGCGATGGCGTCTCGGCGGAGAACGCACGCAAGGCGCTCCTGCCGGGCTCACCGCTGATGACCATGAGCGGAGTGATCAACCACCTCCGCTGGGTCGAGTACTACTGGTTCCAGGTGGTCTTCCTCGGCGAGGAAGACCGGGGTCCCTGGACCGAGGAGGACCCCGACCGCGAGATGCGTGTCGCCGTAGACTTCCCGCTCACGCAGTTGCTCGACGAATACGCGGAACAGAGCGCCCGCTACCGCGAACTGGTCACCGGGAATGGCCTGGACAAGCAGGCCCAGCGAGCCGTCCGCAACGGCCTCCACGTCGACCTGCGCTGGATCCTCCTCCACCTCACCGAGGAGACAGCCCGCCACAACGGCCACCTGGATATCCTGCGCGAGATGCTCGACGGCACGATCGGCGACTAG
- a CDS encoding MarR family winged helix-turn-helix transcriptional regulator, whose translation MSLTSAATLATLDRTGPRRITDLAAVEGVTQPAMTTLVRVMEESGLVERRGDASDKRVTLVCLTEAGASYVRTRRQAGVHAFERLIGKLTGDEVEALVAALPALRHLTELESQDREGPKR comes from the coding sequence ATGAGCCTGACGTCCGCCGCCACCCTGGCCACCCTGGACCGGACGGGCCCGCGGCGCATCACCGATCTGGCCGCGGTCGAGGGCGTCACCCAGCCCGCGATGACCACCCTGGTCCGGGTGATGGAGGAGTCCGGCCTGGTCGAGCGGCGGGGCGACGCGTCCGACAAGCGGGTCACGCTGGTGTGCCTGACCGAGGCCGGTGCCTCCTATGTCCGGACGCGGCGCCAGGCGGGCGTCCACGCGTTCGAGCGGTTGATCGGCAAGCTCACCGGCGACGAGGTCGAGGCGCTGGTGGCGGCCCTTCCGGCGCTGAGGCATCTGACCGAGCTCGAAAGCCAGGACCGCGAAGGGCCGAAGCGGTGA
- a CDS encoding IS5 family transposase, producing the protein MSDAEWAAVRPLLPVPAWLQGRGGQPEGYCHRQMLDAVRYLVAGGISWRAMPVDFPDWGRVYAFFRRWREHGLIAEFHDRLRGRVREREGREAEPTAGIIDAQSVKAAASVPSVSRGWDGGKKVGGRKRHIVTDCLGLLLVVAVTAANVGDRDAAVGLLQRLRRLHRDICLVWADGGYTGGLVDWCRQKLALTLQVVKRTDDTTGFVVLPRRWVVERTFAWLMHSRRLARDYETLPASSEAMIRWSMVTRMGRRLARPWAAGRR; encoded by the coding sequence ATGTCGGACGCGGAGTGGGCGGCCGTCCGGCCGCTGTTGCCGGTGCCGGCCTGGCTCCAGGGCCGGGGCGGGCAGCCCGAGGGCTACTGTCATCGACAGATGCTGGACGCCGTCCGTTATCTGGTCGCGGGCGGGATCTCCTGGCGGGCGATGCCCGTGGACTTCCCTGATTGGGGCCGGGTTTACGCCTTCTTCCGCCGCTGGCGCGAGCACGGGCTGATCGCAGAGTTCCACGATCGGCTGCGCGGACGGGTGCGTGAGCGGGAGGGCCGTGAGGCGGAGCCGACGGCGGGGATCATCGATGCGCAGTCGGTGAAGGCCGCGGCCTCGGTGCCGTCCGTCTCGCGCGGCTGGGACGGCGGGAAGAAGGTGGGCGGCCGCAAGCGGCACATCGTGACCGACTGCCTCGGTCTGCTCCTGGTCGTCGCGGTGACCGCCGCGAACGTCGGGGACCGGGATGCCGCGGTGGGCCTGCTGCAGCGGCTGCGCCGCCTGCACCGTGACATCTGCCTGGTCTGGGCAGACGGCGGTTACACCGGCGGCCTGGTCGACTGGTGCCGGCAGAAACTCGCGCTCACCCTTCAGGTCGTCAAGCGCACCGACGACACCACGGGCTTCGTGGTGCTGCCGCGCAGGTGGGTGGTGGAGCGCACGTTCGCGTGGTTGATGCATTCGCGCCGGCTGGCCCGGGACTACGAGACGTTGCCGGCCAGCAGCGAGGCGATGATCCGGTGGTCGATGGTCACGCGGATGGGGCGGCGTCTGGCACGGCCATGGGCCGCCGGGCGGCGCTGA